The sequence TAACCACAAGCCGCTCCCACCTGAATTAAAGCGCTACGCCCTACCCTTAACGCGCGTGCTACCAACCGCGCCATCGTTAAATGGTGTGGCCAAGAAGGTAAACCTGCCTGCGATCGCAGGAAATTATGTAGTGATAAATGAACTTCTGCTTCAATCACGCTCTAAATCCCATACATAGTGATTTTTAGTTGATTCTTTAAACTAATTTTTTAACTTAATTTTTTTAGCCAATTCTTTAAACCCAGTTTTAAACAGTTCTTATCTTTATTTATATTATGTTTTTATTTTGAGAGCGGCAGTCTAAGGTGCCAAATTGCTAAACTACAAACGATTAAACACTTTTTAAATATAGTTCAGACGATTACAAATTATGTAACGTAGCCTTCTTCAAAGAAGTACCTTTGAACCAGATTGTGCCGTTTCTACATTTGTTGTCGCCGAACCTACAACTAATTACCCTGCAATTATGCCAACTTATAAAGGAATTTCCAGCGAAGCTTTCAGACATCCCTTAGATCGTCAAGCCGAAGAAAGCTTAAGAGGTTTACCGGGGTTTGACTTTGTTGCCCGTAAATTCGTGGAATTTGTCTACGAACGTCCGCAATTAATTTATTTAATGGGTAATACCATTGAAGTAGGACCGCGACAATATTCAACTATCTATCAGATATTTCGAGAATGCGTGCGAGATTTGGATATTCACCCAGAACCCAAATTGTTTGTTGAGCAAAATCCCGTTGCCAATAGTTACGCTTTAGGACAGGAGCATCCTTACATCGTTATCAATACGGGAATTTTAGATTTGCTTAACGAAGCCGAAATCAGATCTGTGTTAGCCCACGAGTTGGGACACATTAAGTCTGGTCATACTATTTTAATTCAAATGGCGATGTGGGCGATGAATGCAGCCTCTATTGTCGGAGAACTGACTTTTGGTATTGGTAACATAGTTAGCAGCGGTTTGATTTATGCCTTTTTTGAATGGCGACGCAAAGCCGAGTTAACAGCCGATAGGGCTGCACTATTGGTTACGGATGACTTGAATACGGTTATGTCTTCAATGATGAAAATTTCTGGCGGTAGCAATAAATATGCTAACGAATGCAGTTTGCAAGAATTTATTCGTCAATCGGAAAATTATCAAGCACTTGACGAAGATGGGCTTAATCAAGTGTATAAATTTTTAATGTACAACGGCGCTCAAGGGGTAATGCTCAGTCATCCTTTTCCTGTAGAAAGGCTACATCATCTCAGGAAATGGGCTGTATCTCAAGAATATATGGAAATAAAACAAGGAAATTATGCTAAAGAATCTGACAAGAGTACAGTTGATGTGAAACCGAAAGAAAACCAAAATGACGAAATTGATAAATTGCAGCGAGAAATAGAAAAATTACAAACAGAAATAAATCAAATTAAACGCGAACACTGACTTGTAAACAGAAATAAATTATAAGAATAATTAGAGCAATTAATTAGCAGCATGTGAATCAGAAAAAACCCGGTTTATTAGAAAATCCGGGTTTGTAGACGTGCTAATTGCTTAAGATTTGCTTACTTAATAGACAAAATTAATTATCTAAAATTTTAAATATTGTTTTAGGAGAAGCAATATAATTATTTTTAGTTTCACTGCCTTTTATCGAAGGGCAAGATATTACCTTCAATCGCTTCATTCTCTCCATCGTCTGTAGAAACTGATTCTTCCGCAATTCTTTCCCTATCTGAGTGATTTCTGTCTGAGTTTTCTTCATTTTCTTCGCTCAAATTTTCCAAATTTAAGATAATTTCATTAGAAGGAGGTTTACGTACCAAAGGTAATATCATCTCTTCTAGTTCAAGTTCTAAATCGTCAGGCTCTCTAACACAATCAAATAACTTTTTCGCTTCTTCATAGTCAATAACAAAACTATGAGAAGGATAGTTATAAATTAGATTTTTAATGACTTCAATGCCTTCCGGCTTTAATCTTTGACCATAAGCTAAAGCAATATTCATTAATCTATTCATTTCACCCAATCTTAAGGGGTCAATTTGACTGGGGATTGGAGACAATAAATTTACAGCCATAGAACTTGCAATATCTGCTGCTGTTTTGGTAGTTATCAGCGCTTGAGTTCCAGAAATTAAATTTAACAAATAGCTCTCAAACATTTCAAAAGCTTGCGAGCCAATTACAGACATGGCTTGTTGAATATCTAATACAGACTCGCTTCTAAAGTCATCATCTTTAGTCACTTGGACATCGAGAGGACCTAATTCACCGAAATCAGATATGACAATTTCGTCGGCACCTAATGCCAATAAAGTTCCGGCACTTTTACAGTAGCCAAATACAAATAAACTAAACTTTTTATATTTTCTTTTGATATAGCGGGCAATTCTAAAAGCCGCATCTGGGTCGCCACCATAAGTAGTCATAATTAAGACTACGTTATCTCTTTTAGGTGAGGTTGCTTTAATTTCATTAATTAATTTATCAGCATTAAAATCTGTGATTTCAGCACTATACAGAAAAATATCAGCATCAAGTTCCTCTGCAACAAACTCAATACATCTGATTAACTGCTTTTTGTTTTCCATAGAAATAAATTTATATTTGTAACTTAGCTTTCATCGTTTTCAGACATAAGTTATAGAATTATTGCTGAAATATTTCGGAGTTTAAAGATATAAAAAATACAATAGTGTTTTTGAAGGGAATTGAGAAACGAGAGTATCCGATGTTTTGTTCGCAAATCGAGATAGGAGTATGATTTTTGACATCAACTCCTATGAGCAAAGCGAAATCTTGTGTAAGGCACTTGCAAGTAATAAAATACCCAACCGTCGCGGTGGCGCGGAGCGCCACCGCCTACAAATCATCGGTTTTACTAATATATATATGAAACGGTTGGGTATTTTATTTTTTGGATCTCCCTAAATACTATTTATCCAGGTAAAAGCAAATACAACTCGCTATCCTTAGAAGCGTAATCGCCCAGAAGCCTAGATCGTAAATATGTAGATTTGATGTAGGTACATTACTCTTGCCAGTTCATTAATTTATGTTTTAAATAAAAAAACTTACCCAAATATTCTCAATGTACAATGCGAGCAGAGAACTATAATAAATCTTGCCCGTTCGTAAGTTCGTAAACCATGTCGGAAGAAGATATCCGTGCCACTAGGCTAGAAAAAGTAGAACAGCTACGACAGCAAGGGATGAATCCCTACGCTTATAGATGGGAAGTAACCCATCATGCTGGTGAATTACAAGAGAAATTTGCCGATATCGCTAACGGTGAAGAAGTTGACTTTGAAGTAGCGATCGCCGGAAGAATAATGACACGTCGTGTCATGGGTAAGTTGGCGTTTTTCACTTTGCAGGATGAAACTGGCACTATTCAGCTTTATTTAGAGAAGAAGCGTATTTCGGAAAGTATGGCGGATATCGATGCCGATGCTTTCAAAAATCTCAAACAGCTTACAGATATGGGCGATATTCTGGGAGCAAAGGGAACTATAAAACGGACTGAGAAGGGCGAATTATCGGTTTACGTTAAGCAATATAGTGTCCTAACTAAATCCCTGTTGCCTTTACCCGACAAATGGCATGGGTTAACTGATATTACTAAACGTTATCGTCAGCGTTATGTGGATTTGATTGTTAACCCTGATGTGCGACAAACGTTTCGCCGTCGCGCCTTGATTACTGCCGGGATTCGCCGCTATTTAGACGAGCGGGGATTTATTGAAATTGAAACTCCGGTAATGCAAGGTGAAGCAGGAGGTGCAGATGCACGTCCGTTTATCACTTACCACAATACGCTGGAAATGCAGCTGTATTTACGCATTGCTACCGAACTTCATTTGAAGCGATTAATTGTCGGTGGGTTTGAAAAAGTTTTTGAATTAGGACGAATTTTCCGCAATGAGGGCATTTCCACCCGTCACAACCCGGAATTTACCACCATTGAACTTTACCAAGCTTACGCCGATTACAACGATATGATGGATTTGACCGAAGGTATAATTACTACCGTCAGTCAAGAAGTTATCGGCACGCTGAAAATTAATTACCAAGGAACTGAAGTCGATCTGACTCCTCCTTGGCGACGAGTCACAATGCATGAGTTAGTTAAAGAATATTCAGGTATTGATTTCGAGTCATTCCAAAGTTTTGAACAAGCCAAAGCAGCCTGTAAGAATGCCGGTATCGAAGGTATAGATGATTGCCCTTCATTGGGTAAACTTCTTAATGAAGCCTTTGAACAAAAAGTTGAAGAAAATTTGGTTCAACCTACATTCGTCACTGATTTCCCCGTTGAAATTTCGCCTTTAGCAAAACCCCATCGTTCAAAACCCGGTTTGGTGGAACGATTTGAATTATATATGGTAGGAAGAGAAACTGCTAATAGCTTTTCCGAACTTACCGATCCTATCGATCAACGCCAGCGTTTAGAAGAGCAAGCAGCTAGAAAAGCAGCTGGAGATTTAGAAGCCCAAGGTGTGGATGAAGATTTTCTTGCCGCCTTAGAATACGGTATGCCTCCTACGGGTGGATTGGGTATTGGTATAGATAGATTGGTGATGTTATTAACTGATTCGCCTAGTATTCGCGACGTTATAGCCTTTCCCCTACTCAAACCAGAAAATAGTACGGATAAATCCGAGGAGCAATCCTAGCAATCAAATTTTTACCGACGTACTCCTTAAAAAATGGGCAGGCTTTTTAAAAAGTTTTCGTTTTCAAAGTCCGGAACTTGTCCGTTGTGGATCTTCCACCCACAACGGGAAACGTGCCCATTTTTTTTACAGAGAAATTTTTACCGTGCGTTATGCTGTTGCCTAGCGCACCCTTTTTAATTTATAAATAACTCAAGATAATCAAAAATCTAACTTCAGTTGTAGGATGCGAGGGATATCATTTTTTGCAAGCAAAAGATATTAAAAATAAGTTAAAATATCTTATAAGGGAAGCATCTATAGTAGACCCGAATTTAGCAAGAAGATTAGATGAAATAAACCGTTGGGTAAAAGACTTAAAGCCCGGTTCGTTAACTGCAAAAAAATTTGTAATCTTATTTTTAGAACAAGTAATTAGAGATGCTGAAGTTTGGCTTAGTGTTAAATCTTTACCGACATACGAAGAACAGCAAGCAGCTTTTGATGCTCTTAAACCGAGTTTGAAATTCTGGTACAGTTATTTATTTCCTAAATGGCTTAGCGAAAATGACTCTAAATTTTATATTTGGAGACAAAAATTAATGTCAGGTCAATTTTCTGGGGAAGATACTGATTTAATTGCATCTGTTGTAGATAATATTCAACGTCGTGGAGGTACTGTCGTCAAAAGATATATCGCAGATTTTTCAATGGCTACCGATATAATTGTAAGTAGCGGCTACGATACATGTCTTTGCGTTCAACTTACTAGCTTAAGTGAAGAATTTTTTCAAGAAAAATTTAACAATTGGGAATCGACATTACGTTTTTGGAAGATAGATAAAGGACTACTATTAAGCTACAATCCAGGTATCACCGATTTTGTAGACAGAATAGTGAATGTGACGCTGTATAACAGCAATCATCTTGAAACAGGTATTTATTTAACATTTAGTTTTTAGTATTTAATTGTTAACCAATTAAACAGTCAGCAATATCTCTTAATAATTAGAGTCATAATGGTAAAGGAAATGTCAATCGACTGTCAAAAGAGATTAGATAAATTTATAGAATCAGTAGAAGCGGCTCAAAAATTACAAAATGACATAGTAAGATACGGACTAGAAGCAGCTTATTTATATGCTGAAGATGTAGATGGAGATTGGTTAGAAAAGTGGGATGAAGATGAAACCACACAAATTAATTTTGTTGAATCTGTTACTACCTTTTTAGAAAGTGATGATTGGGTAGCCGTAAGTGTAAGAAAACAGTTACAGGGCAAATCATTGTGTGAAATTGCAACTCAGTTAGAAGATTGTCTGAGACTTTCTGAAGCAGAAAACCTAGTATTTGCCATCAAAACTGTTTTAGTAGAAAGCGCGAGTTTAGAAAAGATTAATTGTAGCTTCAGGGATGAAAAAGAAGCTGTTGATTTATTAGATTTAGCAGAACAATTGGTAAAGAGGTTAGAAAGAATTTTTGAAATGAGTAAATAGATAGTAACTATAAATGTAGAGACATTTCTTTAAGAGCCAGATTACAGTTTGTAAGCTCTATATACAAATCTCTGCCTTCATTTTGTTATGGAGGCAGAGCTACCATGTATCTCGTTGATTCCGCTACTAGTTATAATTTTATAACGAGAATGTATGAAAAAGAATCGACTGCTAAATCCTAATTTAATTTGCAACTTCAGCCATTTCAACAACTCGTCCGTCGTAATCTTTCACTAAAAAATTTAACGGCTTGCGATTGCGAATTTTAAACTTTAATCCTCGTGTTTCAACTCGCAATAAAATCATTTCCAGGCAATCACGATCGAAGCATACGTGACGCTGCTGACTTTTACTACCTAAACTAGCCCCAGTAATAACATGTAACTGAGTATTTTTCTTCAACTGATACCAAAGTCCTTCAGTTGCATTCGACATTTTGCTTGGATAAGTGGGACTGCTACCCAAGTACAATGGATCGACTCCCGTAGCACCAATAGTTTGTTCGTAATTGTAATAGTAGTGCAAAGGTACTTCCGCAGCGGGTAAGTCTAACAACCCTTCGTATAAATCGCGGGCAATTTCTAAATCCGACACCATAATAGTATGTACCTTGGGAGCGCTAGTAAGAAACATCCACATAGCACCGGCATAAGCTGCAAGCAGCATCACCATTATGCCTTGAGTAGAGAACAAACTATCCAATGGTAAGAAAGAACCCAAAGTAGTCGGAGTAAACAAGTAAGCTATTGCGTCAAATGATATAACCATGAACAAATCAATAAGTATATAAGGTATATAAGAAAGCTGTTTTTGACAAAAGTCAATTAAGACCTAAATTGCATAGTAGTGCTTAAGAGCGTATGAAAACTTTTAATCAAAATATTCGTGCTAAATACATCAACACCAAGATATTATGCGATTAACGAAAAATATACATTTCTGAAATAATTCTAGCAATATAGATAAAAAAAGACTGTGCAAATTCCTAATTTTCCAGAATCCAACCACCCCTTAGTTAAGTCACTGTTCCATAAAAGTGACCAAGAACTCATAAATTTATTTGGACAGTATCCAGATGCTGGAAGGTACTTCACGGCAATTTTTTGCCGATACAGCCCCATCGTCTATACCTTAATTATGCATTCAGCCCGTTCTCCAGTACAGGCAGATTACTTGTTTGCTATGACTTGGAAACATATTTATTACCAAGTCGGTGGAG comes from Rivularia sp. PCC 7116 and encodes:
- a CDS encoding M48 family metallopeptidase — protein: MPTYKGISSEAFRHPLDRQAEESLRGLPGFDFVARKFVEFVYERPQLIYLMGNTIEVGPRQYSTIYQIFRECVRDLDIHPEPKLFVEQNPVANSYALGQEHPYIVINTGILDLLNEAEIRSVLAHELGHIKSGHTILIQMAMWAMNAASIVGELTFGIGNIVSSGLIYAFFEWRRKAELTADRAALLVTDDLNTVMSSMMKISGGSNKYANECSLQEFIRQSENYQALDEDGLNQVYKFLMYNGAQGVMLSHPFPVERLHHLRKWAVSQEYMEIKQGNYAKESDKSTVDVKPKENQNDEIDKLQREIEKLQTEINQIKREH
- a CDS encoding ATP-dependent Clp protease proteolytic subunit, with the protein product MENKKQLIRCIEFVAEELDADIFLYSAEITDFNADKLINEIKATSPKRDNVVLIMTTYGGDPDAAFRIARYIKRKYKKFSLFVFGYCKSAGTLLALGADEIVISDFGELGPLDVQVTKDDDFRSESVLDIQQAMSVIGSQAFEMFESYLLNLISGTQALITTKTAADIASSMAVNLLSPIPSQIDPLRLGEMNRLMNIALAYGQRLKPEGIEVIKNLIYNYPSHSFVIDYEEAKKLFDCVREPDDLELELEEMILPLVRKPPSNEIILNLENLSEENEENSDRNHSDRERIAEESVSTDDGENEAIEGNILPFDKRQ
- the lysS gene encoding lysine--tRNA ligase; translated protein: MSEEDIRATRLEKVEQLRQQGMNPYAYRWEVTHHAGELQEKFADIANGEEVDFEVAIAGRIMTRRVMGKLAFFTLQDETGTIQLYLEKKRISESMADIDADAFKNLKQLTDMGDILGAKGTIKRTEKGELSVYVKQYSVLTKSLLPLPDKWHGLTDITKRYRQRYVDLIVNPDVRQTFRRRALITAGIRRYLDERGFIEIETPVMQGEAGGADARPFITYHNTLEMQLYLRIATELHLKRLIVGGFEKVFELGRIFRNEGISTRHNPEFTTIELYQAYADYNDMMDLTEGIITTVSQEVIGTLKINYQGTEVDLTPPWRRVTMHELVKEYSGIDFESFQSFEQAKAACKNAGIEGIDDCPSLGKLLNEAFEQKVEENLVQPTFVTDFPVEISPLAKPHRSKPGLVERFELYMVGRETANSFSELTDPIDQRQRLEEQAARKAAGDLEAQGVDEDFLAALEYGMPPTGGLGIGIDRLVMLLTDSPSIRDVIAFPLLKPENSTDKSEEQS